Proteins co-encoded in one Ancylomarina subtilis genomic window:
- a CDS encoding protoheme IX farnesyltransferase: MSETSKIKSLLELGKIKIAIPIALSCFTGYLLQSTDFSLDMAAVVFGILFIVAGASAINHVQEHKKDALMNRTKFRPIPSGKLSKNGAVGWSLLFLVVGCALLVWGGNILSFYIALFSILWYNLLYTPLKQLSAFAVVPGALSGAFPPLIGFVAAGGDLFAPPILALAFFFFIGQIPHFWLLLLLYGDDYKRGGFKVLTDVFSIKQIHFITLIWMLSTVMVALLLPLFEVLSSQVSIWILLIMSAWIIFYSFPILKNYDRLSVRKLFLQLNLYFLLIMIMIGIDRLYL, from the coding sequence ATGTCGGAAACTTCAAAAATTAAGAGTTTGCTTGAATTAGGAAAAATAAAGATTGCTATTCCTATAGCGCTTTCTTGTTTTACGGGTTATCTGTTGCAATCCACTGATTTCTCTTTGGATATGGCTGCAGTGGTTTTTGGAATTTTGTTCATTGTCGCTGGTGCTTCAGCCATTAATCACGTTCAGGAGCATAAAAAAGATGCTTTGATGAATAGAACCAAGTTTAGACCGATTCCATCGGGTAAGTTGAGCAAGAATGGGGCTGTAGGCTGGAGTTTATTATTTTTAGTTGTGGGTTGTGCCTTGCTTGTTTGGGGTGGAAATATCCTGAGTTTTTATATTGCTCTTTTTTCAATTCTGTGGTATAATCTACTTTATACGCCTTTGAAACAGCTTTCAGCTTTCGCTGTTGTTCCCGGAGCATTGAGTGGTGCTTTCCCACCATTAATTGGTTTTGTAGCTGCTGGCGGTGATCTATTTGCACCTCCTATTTTGGCTTTGGCTTTCTTCTTTTTTATAGGTCAGATTCCTCACTTTTGGCTTTTGTTATTGCTTTATGGTGACGACTATAAAAGAGGTGGGTTTAAGGTTTTGACAGATGTCTTCAGTATCAAACAAATTCATTTCATCACCCTGATTTGGATGCTTTCTACTGTTATGGTTGCCTTGTTGCTTCCGCTATTCGAAGTTTTGAGTTCTCAAGTGTCTATTTGGATTCTACTGATAATGTCTGCATGGATAATTTTTTACAGTTTTCCTATTCTTAAGAATTACGATAGACTTTCAGTTCGAAAATTATTTCTGCAACTGAATCTGTATTTTTTACTCATTATGATCATGATTGGTATTGATCGGCTCTATTTATAA
- a CDS encoding asparaginase, whose translation MKTSILIIYTGGTIGMVKDPANGSLKPFDFDHILKQVPELKKFGFELSSIAFDPLIDSSNLNPDVWIKIANLIKENYEKYDGFVVLHGTDTMSYTASALSFMLDNLDKPVVLTGSQLPIGMIRTDGKENLITAIEVAADYKDGKAIVPEVCVLFENQLFRGNRTTKHNAEYFNAFHSYNYPNLAKVGIHIHYNESSIQKATGKEFTINTDLDTNIAILKIFPGINKRTVDAILNIEGLRAVVIETYGAGNAPTDAWFVNSIKQAIDNGLIVYNVTQCPSGSVDMGLYETSVELLKMGVISGYDITTEAAITKLMFLLGQQLDSDKIKFFLNKSIKGELCQ comes from the coding sequence ATGAAGACTTCAATTTTGATAATTTATACCGGGGGAACCATTGGGATGGTAAAAGATCCGGCAAATGGTTCTTTAAAGCCTTTCGATTTTGATCATATTTTAAAACAGGTACCTGAGCTTAAAAAATTCGGTTTTGAATTATCTTCTATAGCTTTTGATCCATTGATTGATTCATCGAATTTAAATCCGGATGTTTGGATTAAGATTGCGAATCTTATTAAGGAAAACTATGAGAAATATGATGGTTTTGTTGTGCTTCATGGAACCGATACGATGTCATATACGGCATCTGCTTTAAGTTTTATGCTGGATAATCTTGACAAACCTGTTGTGTTGACCGGGTCTCAGTTGCCAATTGGTATGATCCGTACGGACGGTAAAGAAAATTTAATAACGGCTATTGAAGTTGCTGCCGATTATAAGGATGGTAAAGCAATCGTTCCGGAAGTTTGTGTGCTTTTTGAAAACCAACTTTTCAGAGGAAATCGAACAACCAAGCACAATGCTGAATATTTTAATGCTTTTCATTCGTACAACTATCCGAATTTAGCAAAGGTTGGTATTCATATTCATTACAATGAATCCTCAATTCAGAAGGCCACAGGAAAAGAGTTTACTATTAATACCGATTTGGATACGAATATTGCCATTCTTAAAATATTTCCAGGAATAAATAAGAGAACGGTTGATGCTATTCTGAATATTGAAGGATTACGAGCTGTCGTAATTGAAACTTACGGAGCAGGGAATGCGCCAACTGATGCCTGGTTTGTGAATTCAATTAAACAAGCTATTGATAATGGTCTTATTGTATATAATGTGACTCAATGTCCTTCGGGAAGTGTGGATATGGGCTTGTATGAAACGAGTGTTGAATTATTAAAAATGGGTGTTATTAGTGGTTATGATATCACCACAGAGGCTGCTATTACTAAGCTAATGTTTTTACTTGGACAGCAGCTTGATTCAGATAAGATAAAATTCTTTTTAAATAAGTCCATCAAAGGCGAATTATGCCAATAG
- a CDS encoding TatD family hydrolase has protein sequence MKLIDTHSHIYSEAFNDDIAEAIQRAKDANVGQILLPNIDSESIGPMLNLVRDYPGFCLPMMGLHPTSVKENYKEELLICEKWLSEEGFIAIGEIGIDLYWDKTFLKEQQFVFEQQLNWAVEKELPVVIHARDSFSEIFEVLESFRLKNLHGVFHSFTGNLDQANKAIDMGFLLGLNGILTFKNSGLDHVVREIEMKHLILETDSPYLAPTPKRGKRNESAYVAYVAEKLAEIHNLSFDEVAEITSLNARKLFRI, from the coding sequence ATGAAGCTTATCGATACACATTCCCATATTTATTCTGAGGCTTTTAACGATGATATTGCAGAAGCAATTCAGCGGGCAAAAGATGCCAATGTGGGACAAATTCTATTACCCAATATTGATTCGGAATCAATTGGCCCCATGCTCAACTTGGTTAGAGATTATCCTGGTTTTTGTTTGCCAATGATGGGATTGCACCCAACTTCGGTGAAGGAGAATTATAAGGAGGAGTTGCTGATTTGTGAAAAATGGTTGTCAGAGGAAGGTTTTATAGCAATTGGAGAAATAGGAATTGATTTGTATTGGGATAAAACGTTTCTGAAAGAACAACAATTTGTTTTTGAACAACAATTAAATTGGGCAGTTGAAAAGGAATTACCTGTGGTAATTCATGCTCGGGACTCTTTCTCGGAAATATTTGAAGTGTTGGAATCTTTTAGGTTGAAAAATCTTCATGGGGTGTTTCATTCATTTACCGGAAATTTGGATCAAGCCAATAAGGCAATTGATATGGGATTTTTATTGGGTTTAAATGGTATTCTTACATTTAAAAATTCTGGATTAGATCACGTTGTCAGGGAAATCGAGATGAAACATTTGATTTTGGAAACGGATTCCCCATATTTGGCACCAACTCCAAAGCGTGGGAAGCGAAATGAATCAGCTTATGTAGCCTATGTTGCTGAAAAATTGGCTGAGATTCATAATTTGAGTTTTGATGAGGTGGCAGAAATAACAAGCCTCAATGCCAGAAAATTATTTAGAATATAA
- a CDS encoding ExbD/TolR family protein, with translation MSKFRKDGTKELPAISTASLPDIVFMLLFFFMVATTMREVDLNVDIMVPEAKEVTKLEKKDLVSNIYVGVPMRKFQKTFGTEPRIQLNDQFATVGDIQSFIASEREARKEELRNKLTTSLKVDQYTKMGIVTDIKQELRKASSLKLNYSTRQTAE, from the coding sequence ATGTCAAAGTTTAGAAAAGACGGTACCAAGGAGTTACCGGCCATATCAACAGCTTCTCTTCCTGATATTGTATTTATGTTGTTATTCTTCTTTATGGTTGCAACAACTATGAGAGAAGTTGACTTGAATGTAGATATTATGGTTCCGGAAGCGAAAGAGGTAACTAAATTGGAGAAAAAGGATCTTGTAAGTAACATCTATGTCGGTGTGCCTATGAGAAAGTTTCAAAAAACTTTTGGAACAGAGCCTCGTATCCAGTTGAACGACCAATTTGCAACTGTTGGAGATATTCAATCTTTTATTGCTTCAGAACGTGAAGCAAGAAAAGAGGAATTGCGAAATAAGCTGACTACTTCATTGAAAGTTGATCAATACACTAAAATGGGTATTGTAACTGACATTAAGCAGGAGCTTAGAAAAGCAAGTTCACTTAAGTTGAATTATTCAACCAGACAAACTGCAGAATAA
- a CDS encoding adenine phosphoribosyltransferase, producing the protein MEKEIKMDVKLQEAKDSIRDIVDFPKEGIVFKDITTMLKDEKHLNTLVESLYEQYKDKGITKIVGLESRGFILGTVLAYKLGAGFVPVRKPGKLPAPTYSEKYSLEYGEDEMFIHQDALNSEDVILLHDDLLATGGTAKASINLISKFNVKNVFVNFLVELDFLNGREKLDTDYQVDSLFHF; encoded by the coding sequence ATGGAAAAAGAAATTAAAATGGACGTAAAACTTCAAGAAGCAAAAGACTCAATTAGAGATATCGTTGATTTTCCTAAAGAAGGTATTGTATTTAAGGATATCACCACCATGTTGAAGGATGAAAAACACCTTAATACATTGGTAGAATCTCTGTATGAACAATACAAAGACAAGGGGATTACTAAAATTGTAGGACTGGAAAGTCGTGGATTTATCCTAGGTACAGTTTTGGCCTATAAATTAGGCGCCGGATTTGTTCCGGTTCGTAAGCCGGGTAAACTGCCAGCACCTACTTATTCTGAAAAATATTCGCTTGAGTATGGCGAAGACGAAATGTTCATTCATCAGGATGCTTTAAACTCTGAGGATGTTATTTTATTGCACGACGACCTGTTAGCAACCGGTGGAACAGCTAAAGCGTCTATCAATCTAATTAGCAAGTTCAACGTTAAGAATGTATTTGTCAACTTCCTTGTTGAACTGGACTTCTTAAACGGACGTGAGAAATTAGATACGGACTATCAAGTCGATTCTCTATTCCATTTCTAG
- the gdhA gene encoding NADP-specific glutamate dehydrogenase: protein MEAKINEFMEALKGRTPGEAEFHQAAQEVIESVWETYDSNPKYKNAKLLEKMCEPERTIMFRVPWFNDNGEVEINRGYRVEFNSAIGPYKGGLRFHPSVTLSALKFLGFEQTFKNSLTTLPMGGGKGGSDFNPKGRSDNEIMRFCQSFMTELCKHIGPNTDVPAGDIGVGGREIGYLFGQYKRIRNEFTGVLTGKPLEFGGSLIRPEATGFGAVYFAQHMVAENNETLEGKTVALSGFGNVTWGAALKLVELGAKVVTVSGPDGYVYDKEGLDAEKIEYLLDLRASNNDVVAPYAEKFGAEFFAGKKPWEVKCDMAFPCAIQNELNEEDAKALVANGCKYVVETSNMGCTAEAMLYLTENVAFAPGKAANAGGVAVSGLEMSQNSLRFNWTAEEVDEKLARIMKDIHDTCVRFGTKNGKINYVNGANIGGFVKVAEAMLAQGCV, encoded by the coding sequence ATGGAAGCAAAGATTAATGAATTCATGGAAGCCCTTAAGGGTAGAACTCCAGGTGAAGCTGAATTTCACCAGGCAGCACAAGAGGTAATCGAATCTGTATGGGAAACTTACGATTCAAATCCTAAATACAAGAATGCAAAACTTCTTGAAAAAATGTGTGAGCCAGAACGTACTATCATGTTCCGAGTGCCTTGGTTCAACGATAATGGTGAAGTAGAAATTAACCGTGGTTACCGTGTTGAGTTTAATAGCGCAATCGGACCATATAAAGGTGGTTTACGTTTTCACCCTTCGGTAACTCTAAGTGCTCTTAAATTCTTAGGTTTCGAACAAACTTTCAAGAACTCATTGACTACTCTACCTATGGGTGGTGGTAAAGGTGGTTCTGACTTCAATCCAAAAGGAAGATCAGATAACGAAATTATGCGTTTTTGCCAGAGTTTCATGACTGAGTTGTGTAAGCATATTGGTCCTAACACTGACGTTCCTGCAGGTGATATCGGAGTAGGTGGTCGTGAGATCGGATACCTTTTCGGACAATACAAGAGAATTCGTAACGAATTTACTGGTGTATTAACTGGTAAGCCACTTGAGTTTGGTGGTTCTTTGATCCGTCCTGAAGCAACTGGTTTTGGTGCTGTTTATTTCGCTCAGCATATGGTTGCTGAAAACAATGAAACATTAGAAGGTAAAACTGTTGCTCTTTCTGGTTTTGGTAATGTAACTTGGGGTGCTGCTCTTAAATTAGTTGAGCTAGGTGCTAAAGTTGTTACTGTATCAGGTCCTGATGGATATGTATACGATAAAGAAGGTTTAGATGCTGAGAAAATTGAGTATCTATTGGATCTTCGTGCTTCAAACAATGATGTTGTAGCTCCTTACGCTGAGAAATTTGGTGCTGAATTCTTCGCAGGTAAAAAACCTTGGGAAGTGAAGTGTGACATGGCTTTCCCATGTGCTATTCAGAACGAATTGAACGAAGAGGATGCTAAAGCTCTTGTTGCAAACGGATGTAAGTATGTTGTTGAAACATCTAACATGGGTTGTACTGCTGAAGCAATGCTTTATTTAACTGAGAATGTTGCTTTTGCTCCTGGTAAAGCTGCTAATGCGGGTGGTGTTGCTGTTTCAGGTCTTGAAATGTCACAAAACTCACTACGTTTCAACTGGACTGCTGAAGAAGTTGATGAGAAATTAGCTCGTATCATGAAAGATATTCACGATACTTGTGTACGTTTCGGTACTAAGAATGGTAAAATCAACTACGTAAACGGTGCAAACATCGGTGGTTTCGTAAAAGTTGCTGAAGCAATGTTAGCTCAAGGATGTGTATAA
- the aroA gene encoding 3-phosphoshikimate 1-carboxyvinyltransferase, protein MHYTISKPEKNIEGKIIIPSSKSISNRVQIINALSYSFEPIKNLSTCDDSKVMQDVLFSNTNVFDVGHAGTSMRFLTAYLSKILGEWTLTGSDRMKERPISVLVDALNSLGAQISYLEKEGYPPLKILGSNITGKEVELAGNTSSQYISALLLIAPTLENGLRIKLQGKIVSRSYIEMTLNIMEEFGIQSEFKDNEIYVAKQPYKVMPYTVEGDWSGASYWYAFMALAPEGKLYLDGLRKNSFQGDSRLVEVFEKLGVKTNFSKKGMYIEQTNAICKKLVFDFIEMPDLAQTFAVVTALKNVPFHFKGLETLKIKETNRISALINEMGKLGYVLYEPQEGELAWDGEMKAESEEIIIETYHDHRMAMAFAPIAMLRPEIKIADPMVVNKSYPNFWDQLKEIGFNIEEN, encoded by the coding sequence ATGCATTACACTATATCAAAGCCAGAAAAAAACATTGAAGGAAAAATTATCATTCCCTCATCGAAGAGCATTTCGAATCGTGTGCAAATCATCAATGCTTTAAGTTATAGTTTTGAACCAATTAAGAATCTGTCCACCTGTGACGATTCTAAAGTTATGCAGGACGTTTTGTTTTCAAACACCAATGTTTTTGATGTCGGGCATGCAGGCACCAGTATGCGATTTTTAACGGCCTACCTATCGAAAATACTAGGAGAATGGACTCTAACTGGTTCCGATAGAATGAAAGAACGCCCAATCTCTGTTCTGGTTGATGCCCTAAACTCTTTGGGTGCTCAAATTTCATATCTTGAAAAAGAAGGCTATCCTCCACTTAAAATTTTAGGATCAAATATCACAGGTAAAGAAGTTGAATTGGCTGGTAACACCAGTTCGCAATACATATCTGCTCTATTGCTTATTGCTCCGACTCTTGAAAATGGCCTTCGTATTAAACTGCAAGGCAAAATTGTATCTCGTTCATATATTGAGATGACTCTAAACATTATGGAGGAATTTGGAATCCAGTCAGAGTTCAAAGACAATGAAATTTACGTTGCCAAACAGCCTTACAAAGTGATGCCATATACTGTTGAAGGTGATTGGTCCGGAGCTTCGTATTGGTATGCCTTTATGGCCTTGGCTCCTGAGGGGAAACTCTATTTGGATGGACTACGAAAAAACAGTTTTCAGGGCGATTCAAGATTGGTTGAAGTCTTTGAAAAGCTAGGTGTAAAAACCAATTTTTCAAAAAAAGGCATGTATATCGAACAAACCAATGCTATTTGTAAAAAACTGGTTTTCGATTTTATTGAAATGCCCGATTTGGCTCAAACCTTTGCCGTTGTAACCGCATTAAAAAACGTTCCTTTCCACTTTAAGGGGCTGGAAACTCTTAAGATCAAAGAAACCAACCGTATTTCTGCTCTTATCAATGAGATGGGCAAGTTAGGCTATGTGCTTTACGAACCTCAGGAAGGTGAACTGGCCTGGGACGGCGAAATGAAAGCTGAGAGTGAAGAAATCATCATCGAAACCTATCACGATCACCGTATGGCTATGGCCTTTGCCCCTATTGCCATGCTTCGTCCGGAAATTAAAATTGCTGACCCAATGGTGGTTAATAAATCTTACCCCAATTTCTGGGATCAACTCAAAGAGATCGGTTTTAATATTGAAGAAAACTAA
- a CDS encoding MotA/TolQ/ExbB proton channel family protein — MKKLFAFIAVIGMLNFGASFNVVAQDETAQTTEATVDTQDENTEEVAAQETAVEEVAPVAEEEVESTSFHAVVKKQFIQGGAMFMSFVLLTLILGLALSIERIIYLNMSTTNTKKLLTNLEDALNNGGVDAAKEVCRETRGPIASIFYQGLDRMDEGVEVVEKSVIAYGSVQMGLLEKGLSWISLMIGLAPMLGFMGTVIGMIDAFDSIQSMGTISPAAVAGGIKVALITTVSGLIVAMILQVVYNYCTSKIDSIVNNMEDASISLLDILVKYNLKK; from the coding sequence ATGAAAAAGTTATTTGCATTTATAGCAGTTATCGGGATGCTGAATTTTGGAGCATCATTTAATGTAGTTGCTCAAGATGAGACAGCTCAAACTACCGAAGCTACCGTAGATACTCAGGATGAAAATACTGAGGAAGTTGCAGCTCAAGAAACTGCTGTAGAAGAAGTAGCTCCAGTTGCTGAAGAAGAAGTAGAGAGTACTTCATTTCACGCTGTAGTAAAGAAACAATTCATCCAAGGTGGTGCGATGTTTATGAGTTTTGTATTATTGACTCTTATTTTAGGTTTGGCTCTTTCTATCGAAAGAATCATTTACTTGAATATGTCAACTACAAATACTAAGAAGTTACTTACTAATTTAGAAGACGCTTTGAATAATGGTGGTGTTGATGCTGCTAAAGAAGTTTGTAGAGAAACTCGCGGACCTATCGCTAGTATTTTCTATCAAGGTCTTGATCGTATGGATGAAGGTGTAGAGGTTGTTGAGAAATCAGTAATCGCTTACGGTTCAGTTCAAATGGGTCTATTGGAAAAAGGTCTTTCTTGGATTTCATTGATGATCGGTCTTGCTCCTATGTTAGGTTTCATGGGTACAGTAATCGGTATGATTGATGCGTTTGACTCGATTCAGTCTATGGGTACTATCTCTCCTGCTGCTGTAGCTGGTGGTATTAAAGTAGCCTTGATTACAACTGTATCTGGTTTGATCGTTGCGATGATTCTACAGGTAGTGTATAACTATTGTACTTCTAAAATTGATAGTATTGTAAATAACATGGAAGATGCTTCAATTTCTCTTCTTGATATCCTAGTAAAATACAACTTGAAAAAATAA
- the dprA gene encoding DNA-processing protein DprA, with amino-acid sequence METLYKVAFSFLNGLGSINARKVIAYTGGVDAFFRVKKQELLKVPGIGKHILQKLDRDVALREAEAELKFIEDNDINVVFYLDENFPQRLLNCPDSPTTLYYKGDIDFNASRILSVVGTRNATEYGKENCDKIIKALASHAEKTVIVSGLAYGIDICAHKAALKYKLPTVAVVGHGFHLMYPAQHRKYAEEIIQQGGLISEFNSKSVIDPRHFVRRNRIIAGMADATLVVESARKGGSLITAEIANSYNRDVFAFPGRIGDVYSQGCNHLIKTNQAHLIESVSDLEYILGWENDLSKKDAVQAKMFVELSPEEDLIVGLLSHEGKLGIDMLSIKSNLPMSRVSSLLLKMEFEGLVRALPGKIYALTS; translated from the coding sequence ATGGAAACACTCTATAAAGTAGCCTTTAGCTTTTTGAATGGTCTTGGCAGTATTAATGCCAGAAAGGTGATTGCTTATACCGGAGGTGTTGACGCTTTTTTTAGAGTGAAAAAGCAAGAACTACTAAAGGTTCCTGGTATAGGTAAGCATATTTTACAAAAGTTGGATCGGGATGTGGCTCTTCGTGAGGCAGAAGCCGAACTGAAGTTTATTGAAGACAATGACATTAACGTTGTTTTCTATCTTGATGAGAATTTTCCTCAACGGTTATTGAATTGTCCTGATTCACCAACGACACTTTATTATAAAGGAGATATTGATTTTAATGCGTCACGTATATTAAGTGTTGTAGGCACGCGCAATGCTACTGAGTATGGAAAAGAAAACTGCGATAAGATTATAAAGGCTCTTGCCTCTCATGCTGAGAAAACAGTTATTGTGAGTGGTTTGGCTTATGGTATCGATATTTGTGCACATAAGGCGGCACTGAAATATAAGTTGCCAACAGTCGCCGTTGTCGGACATGGTTTTCATTTGATGTATCCTGCACAGCATCGTAAATATGCCGAAGAGATAATTCAGCAGGGAGGTCTGATTTCTGAATTTAATTCTAAAAGTGTTATCGATCCACGACACTTTGTTCGTCGAAATCGAATTATAGCTGGTATGGCTGATGCCACCTTGGTTGTTGAATCTGCCAGAAAGGGCGGTTCTTTGATAACAGCTGAAATTGCAAATTCATATAATAGGGATGTGTTCGCATTTCCCGGTAGGATCGGGGATGTCTATTCGCAAGGTTGTAATCATCTGATTAAAACGAATCAAGCTCATTTGATAGAGTCGGTTTCTGATCTTGAATATATTCTGGGTTGGGAGAATGATTTGAGCAAAAAGGATGCGGTTCAGGCGAAAATGTTTGTCGAGCTTTCCCCGGAGGAAGATTTGATCGTTGGATTATTAAGCCATGAAGGAAAATTAGGAATTGATATGCTTTCTATAAAATCAAATTTACCCATGAGTCGGGTTTCAAGTTTGCTATTAAAAATGGAATTCGAGGGGCTTGTTAGAGCACTTCCCGGCAAAATTTACGCTTTGACTTCTTGA
- a CDS encoding ExbD/TolR family protein, producing MARKTPEINSSSMADIAFLLLIFFLVTTTMDVDTGIYKKLPPIPEDQQQNDDVKVKQRNVLSILVNRNNELLVNGEVLSISQLRDKTKEFFLNPANKENLPEKSIKSVPYFGDVMVSKGLISLQNDRGTRYETYIRVQDELAAASRELKDEKSMQKWGRKYEELNEDQQAAVRKYIPVQISEAEPRNTGGK from the coding sequence ATGGCAAGAAAAACACCAGAGATAAATTCGAGTTCGATGGCCGATATCGCTTTCTTGTTGCTTATTTTCTTCTTGGTGACAACTACAATGGATGTAGATACAGGTATCTACAAAAAGTTGCCACCGATTCCAGAGGATCAACAACAGAATGATGATGTAAAGGTCAAACAACGTAATGTTTTGTCCATATTGGTGAATCGTAACAATGAGTTGTTGGTGAACGGAGAAGTTCTAAGTATTTCACAATTACGTGATAAGACTAAAGAATTCTTCCTGAATCCTGCAAACAAAGAAAATCTTCCTGAAAAAAGCATAAAGAGCGTTCCTTATTTTGGTGACGTTATGGTTTCAAAGGGATTGATTTCGTTACAGAATGACCGTGGAACAAGATATGAAACTTATATTCGCGTTCAGGATGAACTTGCAGCCGCTTCTCGTGAGTTAAAAGATGAGAAGTCAATGCAGAAATGGGGTAGAAAATACGAGGAGCTTAATGAGGATCAGCAAGCTGCCGTTAGAAAGTATATCCCAGTACAGATTTCTGAAGCTGAACCAAGAAATACAGGAGGTAAATAA
- the aroB gene encoding 3-dehydroquinate synthase produces MSLQSYDLIFTENIEKELGRILETYSKSKIFILMDSGAQEHCWHLLSSNENLQDIPKLIIDSGEQNKSLDSVVKAWEFLSQNGANRHSLVINIGGGLMTDLGGFVASTFKRGCHFINIPTTLLSQIDASVGGKTGFNFNGLKNEIGVINQPDMVVLSPEFLKTLPMKEFKSGFAEMLKHAIIYSQNYLDELIAFNFENINYSKLLTLIRKSVAVKQEFVMKDPMERDVRKVLNFGHTIGHAFESYAHHHKLELSHGEAVALGMIGELYLSVKKKAFPQDKFDEIVKYITDIYSDFSIFAKDYPELYQLMLHDKKNSDEGVNFTLLPNVGAYTINNICTEEEVFEALNQYGKRN; encoded by the coding sequence ATGAGTCTTCAATCTTACGATTTAATTTTTACTGAAAACATAGAAAAAGAGCTTGGTAGAATTTTGGAAACTTATTCCAAATCAAAAATCTTTATCCTTATGGATTCAGGTGCACAGGAACACTGCTGGCATCTCTTATCAAGTAATGAAAACCTACAGGATATTCCCAAATTGATAATCGATTCTGGCGAGCAAAACAAATCACTTGACTCAGTTGTAAAAGCCTGGGAATTCCTAAGCCAAAATGGCGCCAACCGTCACAGCCTGGTCATAAATATTGGCGGAGGTTTAATGACTGACCTGGGAGGATTTGTTGCATCCACCTTTAAGCGTGGCTGTCACTTTATTAATATACCCACCACACTCCTATCTCAAATTGATGCTTCAGTAGGTGGAAAAACCGGTTTTAATTTCAATGGTTTAAAAAACGAAATAGGTGTCATCAACCAACCCGATATGGTAGTTTTGAGTCCTGAATTTCTGAAAACCTTACCTATGAAAGAATTCAAATCAGGTTTTGCTGAGATGTTGAAACATGCGATCATATACAGTCAAAACTACCTTGATGAACTGATAGCCTTTAATTTTGAGAATATTAATTACTCCAAATTACTAACATTGATTAGAAAATCCGTCGCTGTAAAACAGGAGTTTGTCATGAAAGACCCAATGGAAAGAGATGTCCGTAAGGTTCTGAACTTTGGACACACTATTGGTCATGCATTCGAAAGTTATGCACATCATCACAAACTTGAACTTTCACATGGTGAGGCTGTAGCTCTCGGTATGATAGGCGAACTCTATCTTTCAGTAAAGAAAAAAGCATTTCCGCAAGATAAATTTGACGAGATAGTGAAATATATAACAGATATTTACTCAGACTTTTCTATTTTTGCGAAGGATTACCCCGAATTATATCAATTGATGTTACACGATAAGAAAAATAGTGACGAAGGAGTTAATTTCACACTTCTTCCGAATGTTGGTGCTTATACGATAAATAACATCTGCACGGAAGAGGAAGTATTTGAAGCTCTTAATCAGTATGGAAAAAGAAATTAA
- a CDS encoding outer membrane beta-barrel protein, with product MKKYFFSITIVFLSLSLFSQEKEEGVRIQVGLPFAKYGKFDHNFKNGDETHYPTFLIQADKPWRKGFRLGAYLGFAGQKNESLFYDFSEITHKYYRFGGVVSYDLNDLLDAINISPEFGVELYTSLKTGFSLEHIKSEKGINIKENNVLFDLGILIGGRYNISENIDIFTELGYGNAGFVTIGFAFDM from the coding sequence ATGAAAAAATATTTTTTTTCCATCACCATCGTTTTTCTATCATTATCCTTATTCTCACAAGAAAAAGAGGAAGGGGTTAGAATTCAAGTTGGGTTACCCTTTGCAAAATATGGCAAGTTCGATCATAATTTTAAAAATGGAGATGAAACACATTACCCTACATTTTTAATTCAGGCAGATAAGCCTTGGCGTAAAGGCTTTCGTTTAGGTGCCTATCTTGGATTTGCAGGTCAGAAGAATGAATCTTTGTTTTACGATTTCTCAGAAATTACCCATAAGTATTATCGTTTTGGAGGGGTTGTTTCATATGACCTGAATGATTTATTGGATGCGATAAATATATCTCCTGAATTTGGTGTGGAATTGTATACATCACTGAAAACGGGTTTTTCTCTGGAGCATATAAAGTCTGAAAAAGGGATTAATATAAAGGAGAATAATGTGTTGTTCGATCTTGGAATTCTAATTGGAGGCCGATACAATATCAGTGAGAATATCGACATCTTTACCGAGTTGGGATATGGTAATGCGGGTTTTGTAACTATTGGTTTTGCATTTGATATGTAA